The following proteins are co-located in the Microbacterium immunditiarum genome:
- a CDS encoding DUF4287 domain-containing protein, which yields MSFQAYLDAIEKKTGLTPRRLVDLAAEKGFGPDTKATPIIEWLAADYGLGRGHAMALVYVITKGPQIPTKHVGTDGVHRDESDTLWLDGAATNPHRG from the coding sequence ATGTCATTCCAGGCCTACCTCGACGCCATCGAGAAGAAGACCGGACTCACACCCCGCCGCCTCGTCGACCTCGCCGCTGAGAAGGGCTTCGGTCCCGACACGAAGGCCACGCCCATCATCGAGTGGCTCGCCGCGGACTACGGCCTCGGCCGAGGCCACGCGATGGCCCTCGTGTACGTCATCACGAAGGGTCCGCAGATCCCCACGAAGCACGTCGGCACCGACGGCGTGCACCGCGACGAGTCCGACACGCTGTGGCTCGACGGGGCGGCCACGAACCCGCATCGGGGTTAG
- a CDS encoding cupin domain-containing protein, with translation MNAAEITLSPATEAPVGAGQIVTGEALRIGEGRTRRFVGREHGAGISYFLVDYEPGEGPGLHWHPYTETWVVLAGTAEITIGDRRVIARAGDTVTGPAGVWHRFENAGEDRLRVLCIHASDVIIQTWADAQ, from the coding sequence ATGAACGCTGCAGAGATCACCCTTTCTCCCGCCACGGAGGCACCCGTCGGCGCAGGTCAGATCGTGACCGGCGAGGCCCTGCGTATCGGCGAAGGACGCACGCGACGCTTCGTCGGCCGCGAGCACGGCGCGGGCATCTCGTATTTCCTCGTCGACTACGAACCCGGCGAGGGCCCGGGCCTGCACTGGCATCCGTACACCGAGACGTGGGTCGTGCTCGCGGGAACGGCCGAGATCACGATCGGCGACCGCCGGGTGATCGCGCGTGCCGGCGACACCGTGACCGGGCCCGCCGGTGTGTGGCACCGCTTCGAGAACGCCGGCGAGGATCGGCTGCGAGTCCTGTGCATCCACGCATCCGATGTCATCATCCAGACCTGGGCCGACGCTCAGTAG
- a CDS encoding DUF5937 family protein encodes MGRNFVVFRLSPDDISAIRFGVSPGHELCHAVRALQRPAEHPLQWGWLRDVRDRVPHEAFELFAALVRERGYFPDFLTATPTWDLEPSDEAERLRDVPDDLMRVDLGKVAVRSEGARRRAVEAMLGDLPRARAMIADAWLELWNALVQPVWPQLERILRADIAVRSRRIATEGLASMVDGLHRTVDWSSDGLRVELGFHSEVLDCRGSGIVLVPSVFGQQGCAVITEPPAQPTLFYPAQGVTERWAADAAARVDALGSLLGPARAGILLSSHEWRTTSQVAVDAGLALSTVSHHLTVLRDAGLIASHREGHRVLHLRTPLGEAMVGAGL; translated from the coding sequence GTGGGTCGAAACTTCGTCGTCTTCCGGCTGTCTCCCGACGACATCTCGGCGATCCGCTTCGGCGTCTCGCCGGGGCATGAGCTGTGCCATGCGGTGCGCGCGCTGCAACGCCCCGCGGAGCACCCGCTGCAGTGGGGATGGCTGCGCGACGTGCGCGACCGGGTGCCGCACGAGGCGTTCGAGCTCTTCGCGGCGCTCGTGCGCGAACGCGGATACTTCCCCGACTTCTTGACCGCCACCCCGACGTGGGACCTCGAGCCCTCCGACGAGGCCGAGCGGCTGCGGGACGTGCCCGACGACCTCATGCGCGTCGACCTGGGCAAGGTGGCAGTCCGGTCGGAGGGTGCTCGCCGGCGGGCGGTCGAGGCGATGCTGGGCGATCTGCCTCGGGCGCGGGCGATGATCGCCGACGCGTGGCTCGAGCTGTGGAACGCCCTCGTCCAGCCGGTCTGGCCGCAGCTGGAGCGGATTCTGCGCGCCGACATCGCGGTCCGTTCCCGCCGCATCGCGACCGAGGGTCTGGCGAGCATGGTCGACGGGCTGCATCGCACGGTCGACTGGAGCTCCGACGGACTGCGCGTCGAGCTCGGCTTCCACTCGGAGGTGCTCGACTGTCGCGGCTCGGGCATCGTCCTCGTGCCGTCGGTGTTCGGGCAGCAGGGCTGCGCGGTCATCACCGAGCCGCCCGCGCAGCCGACCCTGTTCTATCCGGCCCAGGGCGTGACCGAGAGGTGGGCGGCGGATGCGGCGGCCCGCGTCGACGCGCTCGGGTCGCTGCTCGGGCCGGCGCGCGCCGGGATCCTGCTCTCGTCTCACGAGTGGCGCACGACATCGCAGGTCGCCGTCGACGCGGGACTCGCGCTCTCGACGGTGTCGCACCACCTCACGGTGCTCCGCGACGCCGGCCTCATCGCGAGCCATCGCGAGGGGCATCGTGTGCTGCACCTTCGCACCCCGCTCGGGGAGGCGATGGTCGGAGCAGGCCTGTGA
- a CDS encoding TetR family transcriptional regulator, producing the protein MTPQGNAAATPRKPNRGRGAGPENRRALIDAAREIFATEGLRAPLSSIAKRAGVGQGSLYRHFPDRLALAVAVFDENLEVVEQIAKKAETSLDDFFALIAEQAVVSTALIDLMWRSQHDERVAHVGESLARAARTVLDRDIGRGRVGRHVELDDVLLAVTMLADAITRTDGADARLAVASRVRAILHAAFAPRA; encoded by the coding sequence GTGACTCCGCAAGGGAACGCCGCCGCGACGCCGCGCAAGCCGAATCGCGGGCGCGGCGCGGGCCCCGAGAACCGACGCGCGCTCATCGACGCGGCACGCGAGATCTTCGCGACGGAGGGACTGCGGGCACCGCTCAGCTCGATCGCCAAGAGGGCGGGCGTCGGGCAGGGCAGCCTCTACCGGCACTTCCCCGATCGGCTGGCGCTCGCGGTCGCCGTCTTCGACGAGAACCTCGAGGTCGTCGAGCAGATCGCGAAGAAGGCCGAGACCTCGCTCGACGACTTCTTCGCGCTCATCGCGGAGCAGGCGGTCGTGTCGACGGCCCTCATCGACCTCATGTGGCGCAGCCAGCATGACGAGCGCGTCGCACACGTCGGCGAATCGCTCGCCCGCGCGGCTCGCACCGTGCTCGATCGTGACATCGGTCGGGGCCGCGTGGGCCGGCACGTGGAACTCGACGACGTCCTGCTCGCGGTGACGATGCTCGCCGACGCGATCACGCGCACCGACGGTGCCGACGCGCGGCTCGCGGTCGCCTCGCGCGTGCGGGCGATCCTCCACGCGGCGTTCGCACCGCGCGCGTGA
- a CDS encoding SDR family NAD(P)-dependent oxidoreductase: MSTRTLLSGDDSIKTWLNDPVGGPIIRDLLAQGGQSADVLKPVSRLALKRLVKLSKGSFTQEMVDQLVARAASGDAPADAPAASAADEDDHADAAPTPATEWAERIDAGRFAGKTVIVTGAGSGIGRATASRVAREGGRVIAVDMSPERLAEFAAEHPGADIVSVAADITDDAKVAEIVAAAGERIDGLANVAGIMDDMTPLGEVTDAVWKRVFAVNVDGTMKLTRAVIPAMLARGAGSIVNTASEAALRGSAAGVAYTASKNAVVGITKSTAFMYGPSGLRVNAVAPGATITNIEATFASALGAQRVRQAMTILPDAAEAEAVAASITFLLSDDGVNINGVVLASDGGWSAA, from the coding sequence ATGAGCACGCGCACGCTCCTCAGCGGCGACGACTCCATCAAGACGTGGCTGAACGACCCCGTGGGGGGTCCGATCATCCGCGACCTCCTCGCACAGGGCGGTCAGAGCGCCGATGTGCTCAAGCCCGTCAGCCGCCTCGCTCTCAAGCGGCTCGTCAAGCTCAGCAAGGGCTCGTTCACGCAGGAGATGGTCGACCAGCTCGTCGCTCGCGCCGCATCCGGTGACGCCCCCGCAGACGCCCCCGCGGCATCCGCTGCCGATGAGGACGATCACGCGGACGCCGCGCCCACTCCTGCGACGGAGTGGGCCGAGCGCATCGACGCCGGCCGCTTCGCGGGAAAGACCGTCATCGTGACCGGAGCGGGCTCCGGCATCGGGCGCGCGACGGCGTCGCGCGTCGCGCGCGAGGGAGGGCGTGTCATCGCTGTCGACATGTCGCCGGAGCGCCTCGCCGAGTTCGCGGCGGAGCACCCGGGCGCCGACATCGTCAGCGTCGCCGCCGACATCACCGACGACGCGAAGGTCGCCGAGATCGTCGCCGCGGCGGGCGAACGGATCGATGGCCTCGCGAATGTGGCCGGCATCATGGACGACATGACCCCGCTCGGCGAGGTCACCGACGCGGTGTGGAAGCGCGTGTTCGCCGTGAACGTCGACGGCACCATGAAGCTCACGCGCGCGGTCATCCCGGCGATGCTCGCTCGCGGCGCCGGCTCGATCGTGAACACGGCGTCCGAGGCCGCGCTGCGCGGATCAGCCGCCGGCGTCGCCTACACGGCGTCGAAGAACGCGGTCGTCGGCATCACCAAGTCGACGGCGTTCATGTACGGGCCGAGCGGCCTGCGGGTCAACGCCGTCGCGCCAGGTGCGACGATCACGAACATCGAGGCGACGTTCGCGTCGGCGCTCGGTGCGCAGCGCGTGCGTCAGGCGATGACGATCCTGCCGGACGCCGCCGAAGCCGAGGCGGTCGCAGCCTCGATCACGTTCCTCCTGAGCGACGACGGCGTCAACATCAACGGCGTCGTGCTCGCGAGCGACGGTGGGTGGTCGGCCGCCTGA
- a CDS encoding VOC family protein encodes MDWKIELIHVPVTDVERAKDFYVKIGFHPDHDHRVSDEVRFVQLTPPGSACSIAIGEGLGLDLEPGRQNTIQVVVPDADEALAHLRSLDVEADGVDEQAWGRFVTFADPDGNRWTLQELPRGS; translated from the coding sequence ATGGACTGGAAGATCGAGCTCATCCACGTTCCGGTGACGGATGTCGAGCGCGCGAAGGACTTCTACGTCAAGATCGGGTTCCATCCCGACCACGATCACCGGGTGTCCGATGAGGTGCGTTTCGTGCAGCTGACACCGCCCGGCTCCGCGTGCTCGATCGCGATCGGCGAGGGACTCGGCCTCGACCTCGAACCGGGGCGGCAGAACACGATCCAGGTCGTCGTGCCCGACGCCGATGAGGCGCTCGCGCATCTGCGCAGCCTCGACGTGGAGGCCGACGGCGTCGACGAGCAGGCGTGGGGCCGCTTCGTGACGTTCGCCGACCCCGACGGGAATCGCTGGACGCTGCAGGAGCTGCCGAGAGGGAGCTGA
- a CDS encoding LuxR C-terminal-related transcriptional regulator, with amino-acid sequence MHGPTLTPRERAVLAAVERRLSNPEIASELFISVRTVESHIASLRRKLDAESRADLIAAARSDRDSAIRTPGNALRGRGRDLARLRELFAARRHVTIVGPGGVGKTRLALEHARSQTPRVPVVVELEHATPSDVVTRIARTLGLEPARSRDPSDALAVALSSQDHLLVLDNADHVASATGEAVAGLLARVPGLAVLATSRTPLGGADEIVMQLSPLATDGVDAPATALLIDRIRTGGGTIEAGEVELAHHIAERLDGLPLALELAASAARHLPLEDLAARLDRDFATLDRAYPEGRHRSLATAFEWSWDLLSPDEQDVLRRLAALPRTFDIDLAVAVTHTGVEGIIMRLLDRSLVVAAPGGPARWRLLAVLREFVLDRTDPQIVQDVHARHAAHIEAVAARVAARARTDASPAALAQSAMLCPEVNAALRWSLEVPDALAVSLATSLAVGVEQYGSDVDSVAALSAAAHDERLVSQMGPQELLLLGSALAFYDVEPVAALAERALGIAQDDRGRRAAHQLAGLAGAYGPDPRAALEHLDLAETLALRAGDAWDVGAVRQCRGIALRTLALRDDDDTSLEDALEAFESAVDAYSRAGDDTHVHNVRFMMALTAAESGWDPTRAAAWATECLSYAERIGNEHELAHARLALATLGAGADDDIDLVDLVDTFRHLGDLRCVSRGLLLRARREPAADSRIALLRGAVDIATAANDHARHAAALARLAGAHHDAGDPASALATLDTLSAVAGRAAALAACPAELVERFTGDPDPAPDGTARVGNVGTPA; translated from the coding sequence CGCACACCCGGCAACGCGCTGCGCGGCCGCGGGCGTGACCTCGCTCGACTGCGGGAGCTCTTCGCCGCGCGCCGCCATGTCACGATCGTCGGGCCGGGTGGGGTCGGCAAGACCCGCCTCGCCCTCGAGCACGCGCGGAGCCAGACCCCTCGCGTGCCCGTCGTCGTCGAACTCGAGCACGCGACACCATCGGACGTCGTGACGCGCATCGCGCGCACACTCGGCCTCGAACCGGCGCGCTCACGCGATCCGTCCGACGCGCTCGCGGTGGCGCTGTCGTCGCAGGACCACCTGCTCGTGCTCGACAACGCCGACCACGTGGCATCCGCGACCGGCGAAGCCGTGGCCGGCCTGCTCGCCCGCGTCCCCGGCCTCGCGGTGCTCGCGACCTCGCGCACTCCGCTGGGCGGAGCCGACGAGATCGTCATGCAGCTCTCGCCGCTCGCGACCGACGGCGTCGACGCGCCGGCGACGGCTCTGCTCATCGACCGGATCAGGACGGGTGGCGGGACGATCGAAGCGGGCGAGGTCGAGCTCGCGCACCACATCGCCGAGCGCCTCGACGGCCTTCCGCTCGCGCTTGAGCTCGCCGCATCCGCCGCTCGGCACCTTCCCCTCGAGGACCTCGCGGCGCGGCTCGACCGCGACTTCGCGACACTCGACCGGGCGTATCCGGAGGGCCGGCACCGCAGCCTCGCGACGGCGTTCGAGTGGTCATGGGATCTGCTCAGCCCCGACGAGCAGGACGTGCTGCGCCGCCTGGCGGCGCTGCCCCGCACGTTCGACATCGACCTCGCGGTCGCGGTGACGCACACAGGCGTCGAGGGCATCATCATGAGGCTGCTCGACCGTTCGCTCGTCGTCGCCGCACCAGGCGGCCCGGCGCGATGGCGCCTGCTCGCGGTGCTGCGCGAGTTCGTGCTGGATCGCACGGACCCCCAGATCGTGCAGGATGTGCACGCGCGCCACGCCGCGCACATCGAGGCCGTCGCCGCACGCGTCGCCGCGCGCGCCCGCACCGACGCGAGCCCCGCGGCTCTCGCCCAGTCCGCGATGCTGTGCCCCGAGGTCAACGCCGCGCTGCGCTGGTCGCTCGAGGTCCCCGACGCGCTCGCCGTATCGCTGGCGACCTCGCTCGCGGTGGGCGTCGAGCAGTACGGATCGGATGTCGACAGCGTCGCGGCACTGTCCGCGGCGGCCCACGACGAGAGGCTCGTGTCTCAGATGGGTCCCCAGGAGCTGCTGCTGCTCGGCAGCGCCCTCGCCTTCTACGACGTCGAGCCGGTCGCCGCGTTGGCCGAGCGCGCACTCGGCATCGCCCAGGACGACCGGGGGCGCCGGGCGGCCCACCAGCTCGCGGGCCTGGCCGGGGCGTACGGCCCCGATCCGCGCGCCGCGCTGGAGCACCTCGACCTCGCAGAGACGCTCGCCCTGCGGGCAGGTGACGCGTGGGACGTCGGAGCGGTGCGCCAGTGCCGCGGCATCGCGCTACGCACGCTGGCGCTCCGCGATGACGACGACACGTCCCTCGAAGACGCGCTCGAGGCCTTCGAGTCCGCGGTCGACGCGTACTCGCGCGCCGGAGACGACACGCACGTGCACAACGTGCGCTTCATGATGGCGCTCACGGCCGCCGAGAGCGGCTGGGACCCGACCCGCGCCGCCGCGTGGGCGACCGAGTGCCTGTCGTACGCCGAGCGCATCGGCAACGAGCACGAGCTCGCTCACGCGCGGCTCGCGTTGGCGACGCTCGGGGCGGGCGCGGACGACGACATCGACCTCGTCGACCTGGTGGACACCTTCCGCCATCTCGGCGACCTCCGCTGCGTGAGCCGCGGGCTCCTCCTGCGAGCGCGACGCGAGCCGGCCGCTGACTCCCGGATCGCCCTGCTGCGCGGGGCCGTCGACATCGCGACGGCGGCGAACGACCACGCGAGACACGCGGCGGCACTCGCGCGTCTCGCCGGCGCACACCACGACGCCGGTGACCCCGCCTCCGCGCTGGCGACGCTCGACACGCTGTCCGCGGTGGCAGGTCGCGCGGCTGCGCTCGCGGCGTGTCCCGCCGAACTCGTGGAACGGTTCACCGGCGATCCCGATCCCGCCCCCGACGGAACCGCGAGGGTCGGCAACGTCGGAACCCCGGCGTAG